The genomic segment TTTATTTTCCACATATCATCAATCAAAAAAAAACATTGAAACATGTTTCAATTGGAATATGGATATCCGTTTTGTTCACTTTTGCATTCACCTTCGTGAGTGTAATGTATTATTCGGATTGGCAACTTAAAAATGTTTTGTATCCCGTTTTAGGATTATTTAAAGAAGTAGAATTATCATTTCTAGAACGAATCGACGTTTTAGCCATGACGATGTGGGTGTTTCTTATTTTATCTACGACTGCTGCTTACTTGTGGGTTGCAAAGAGAGGGTTAGATTCAATTCGATCAACATCTAAGAAGGCACATCTATACATTATAGCAGCGCTCGTCTACGTAATTGTCCAATTTCCATTTATGGAAGAGTTTCAAAAGCTGTTGTTTGAACGTGTTTTTTACGTTATGTATGCGCTGTTTATATGGCCAGTTGTATTATGTATAATCCATGTACTTAAACAAAAAAAGAACGAGGGATAGAGATGTGGAAAATTAATTTACGACTGCTTATTATATGTTCCGTTTTCATAGCAGGTTGCACGCAAGATGGCCAGCGGGGTTCCGTGGAAGATTTAGCGTTAGTCAGTAGCGTTGCCCTCGATTACGTGAATGATAAAGAAATGTGGATGACCGTATCGATACCCCAACCAATGGGCGAGTCTCCAGTACTAACGGAAGTCTATTCAGTTAACACAGAGATGGTACAAGAAGGTCTTGTCAAAATATCTTCTGAAGCAGACAAAATGATTATATTAAACCAGCTACGTACAGTTTTAGTTAATGAAGAGTTTGCGAAGAGTGGAAAGATGACGCAAGTAATTGAACATTTTTATAGAGATTCAACAGTTGGGAATAAAGTTCGTCTTGCAGTGGTAAAAGATAGAGCGGAAGATATTCTACAAGCCGATTACCCTGAAAATGAACATCTGGATGCTTATTTGAATGATTTGTTTCAGCCTAAACTCCATAATTCTTTTAGTCCTTTTACAACGATTCAAGAGTACATGAACACCCAAACAAGTCCGATATATCATACGATGGTTCCTTTTTTAGAAAAAAAGGGGAAATCACTTAAAATCACTAGTATCGCTTTGTTTAATAATGAAAAAATGGTTCAAACGATTACGAATCAGGAATCGTTACTAATTCAAGCGTTGAAAGGACTTCAAAAGCTTTCGCCAATTGCAGTTGAATTCAAAGAAAGTGAGAAGGATCAACAACTATTTCTTGAACAAATTAAAAACAAATTAAAAATAAAGAGCAATAAAGATATTGAATCTCCAGAGTTGTCCATTTCACTTGAAATAGAAGGAGTGATTGTTGAATATAAGGGGAAAAGGGATCTTAGTAAAGTTGAGGAGAATAAAAAGCTTGAAAAAGAAATTAGCAAACACATAAAAAAAGAAATAGAAGATTTGCTGAAAAAGTTACAGGAATTGAAAGTTGACCCAGTTGGATTTAGTGAGAATTTTAGAATGTATCACAAAGGGAAATGGACGGATGAATTAACGGAGAAAATAATAGAAACGGCAGAATACAAGGTAGATGTGGATTTTAAAATTCTTAACGCAGGTATTATAAAGTAAATCAAACATGTCTTACGGTAAATATGTTGTGATTAGTTCGTCGAAAGCGAACGGGAGATGATCCAGTGAAAATGGATCTTCCCAAGCCCTACTCACCAATATTTCATGCGAATAAATGCTTCACTAACAGAAGTGAAGAAAATTGTTCTATTGGTGATATGACAAGTGCAATGATCGGTTGCACTTTTTATAACTAATACAAATTATTGCAATACAGTCAATCTGTAATTATTGTTGCAATCATGTAGAATGATTATTATAATACATTAAAATGAATAATAATACATTCGAGAGGTTGATTATACATGAAACTTTGGGGCGGACGTTTTACAAGTCGTGCGGATGAAATAATGGAGCAATTTAATACATCATTACCTGTTGATCATAGGTTGTATAAAGAGGATATTGCAGGAAGCTTTGCGCATGTTACGATGCTGGTGCACTGTGATTTATTGACACCAGAAGAAGGCGATCTGCTTGTGGGTGGACTCGATTCCATTTTGCAAGATATCGAAACGGGTGCGATTAAAATTGAAGGCAATTATGAGGATATCCATTCATTCGTAGAAATGCATTTGACGGAACGTATTGGAGAAACAGGAAAGAAACTACATACAGCACGTAGCCGTAATGACCAAGTCGCTGTGGACATGCGCTTGTATGCAAAAGGCAAAGCGGCGCAAGTGATGGATAGTCTGCAAATGCTTATCGATTCGTTGAATACTAAAGGGGCAGCAAACAATGTAATTATGCCTGGTTATACACATTTACAGCGTGCGCAAGTCGTTACGTTCGGCCACCATTTAGGGGCTTATGCACAAATGTTCAAAAGGGATAAAAAGCGTGTAGGCAATGCGATTGATATTTTGGATGAAAACCCATTAGGCTGCGGAGCGCTTGCAGGTACAACGCATAACATCGACCGCGACGTAACGACTGCGTTATTAGGGTTTGCAAAACCAGTGGACAATTTCCTAGACGGCGTTAGTGACCGCGATTATTTACTTGAATTAATGTCGGATTTCTCAATTGTTATGATGCACTTGAGCCGATTGAGTGAAGAACTTATTTTGTGGAGCAGCCAAGAATTTAAATTCATCGATATGGCAGATGCCTATTCAACGGGAAGTAGCATTATGCCACAAAAGAAAAATCCTGATGCTGCAGAATTAATTCGCGGGAAAACGGGACGTGTCTATGGTTCCTTGTTTTCATTGTTGACGACGTTGAAAGGATTGCCCCTTACTTATAATAAAGACATGCAGGAAGATAAAGAACAATTTTTCGACGCACTTGATACGGTAATGGACTGTCTTGAAATTATGTCGAAAATGATTGATACGCTACACGTCAATGCGGATAATATGAAAGCAGCGATTAAAGCAGGCTTCCTCAACGCGACAGAAGTTGCCGATTATTTAGTAGGCAAAGGAACAGCATTCCGTGATGCACACGAAATCGTTGGCAGATTGATTATTTATTGTGAGCAACAGAAGAAAGCAATCGAGGATTTGACAGTCGAAGAGTTGGCTAAGTTTAGCGAGCAAATTACGGAAGATATATATGATTATATTGATTATGAAAATATTATTACAAAAGGGAATAAGCACTTGATGAAGCAAGTGGGGAAATAAAGGATGGGACTGTCTGAAAAAGGACAGTCCTTTTTATTTTATGTTGTGGCATGTGAGTGGGGGGTTATGCTCGGTGTGCGGAGGGATATGATCGGTTAGGGGGAAGTGTGCTCGGTTGGCGGAATATATGCTTGGTTGGCGGGGGATATGATCGGTAAGTGGGATATATGCTTGGTTAGGGGGGGATATGATCGGTAAGTGGGTTATATGCTTGGTAAGTGGGTTATATGCTTGGTAAGGGGGAAATAGGATTGGTAAGTGGGTTATATGATCGGTTAGCGGGTTATATGATCGGTAAGTGGGTTATATGCTTGGTAAGTGGGTTATATGCTTGGTAAGTGGGATATATGATCGGTAAGTGGGGTATATGCTTGGTAAGTGGGATATATGATTGGTAAGCGGGATTATATGCTTGGTCCGCGGAGATATATGTTAACACTCCTCATATCGAAACAAAAAAATAGCTTGAAAGGACAATTTATCCTTTCAAGCTATTTTCTTAACCCATAATATTATAGCCAGCATCTACATAAATGATTTCACCAGTTACGCCGCGGGACAGATTGCTCAACGTAACAAGTGTCATGTCCGCTACTTCTTCTTGTGTGACGTTGCGTCTTAATGGAGCGTTTTCTTCAATTTGAGTCAAAATCGTATTGAAGGAAGCTATGCCTTTTGCAGACAGTGTGCGAATCGCACCAGCTGAGATTGCGTTGACACGGATATTTTCTTTCCCCAAGTCAAACGCCAAGTACTTCACAGATGCTTCAAGCGCTGCTTTAGCAACACCCATCACATTATAGCCATCAAGCACACGTTGCGCGCCTAAATAACTCATTGTTACGATCGAACCACCGTCTGTCATGTATGGACGTGCTTCTCTAGCAGTCGCAATGAGTGAATAAGAACTCGTATCCTGCGCAAATGCGTATCCGCTTCTCGTAGTCTCAACAAAGTCGTTTTTCAGATCTTCTGCATGCGCAAATGCAAGTGAATGGACAACTCCGTGAATTGTACCGACTTCAGCGCCAATTTTCCCAAATGCTTCATGGATACTTTCATCTTCATTTACATCACATTGCACAATCAGTTTTGCTTCAAAACCGGCTGCACTTAATAGTTTTTCAAGTTTAGCAAGTGAACGCTCTTTTCTATATGTGAAAATAACATTTGCACCGACTGCAAAAAGTGTTTTTGCGACGCCCCAAGCAATGCTTCGTTCATTTGCCACGCCCATTACAACAATGTTCTTACCTTTAACTTTAAGTAAATCGTCCATAGTAACCTCCTGAGTAGGTAATAAAATCTTATATACCTATTATTAGTACCAGATGCTAAAAGAATTATAGCACATTTGTTCAGAAGTTGTGAATAGCCATTACATAAAAATGAAAACGTATTCAAAGATACATAATTCAAACATAAATAAAAATACAGTTGACTTTATAATTATGCATACATATAATAAGAATAACTTATAAACAGGGGTGATTGTAATGAAAGTAGGAATCATTGGCGCATCAGGGTACGGTGGACTTGAGCTCATCCGGCTACTGCATAACCACCCAAAAGTCGAACAAATTGAATTATTCACTTCATCTGAAGAAGGTGTAGTTTTTTCACATAAGTATTCACATCTTATGAATATAGTCAATCAGCCACTTCAAAAAATAGAGCTAGACAGGTTAGCGGAATTCGATGTCGTATTCTCAAGTGCTCCAGCTGGTGTTGCCAGCAAACTTCTTCCTCCGTTAATCGGAAAAGGACCGAAGCTTATCGATTTGTCGGGAGATTTCCGTTTAAAAGATCTGTCTCAATATGAGCAGTGGTATAAAAAAGAACCAGCATCGGCGTCAGCTGTTGAGCAGAGCGTATACGGATTGACTGAATGGAATTATGAGGCAATCCGGCAAGCGCAGTTAATTGCCAATCCGGGTTGTTACCCAACAGCGGTTCTGTTGTCGCTATTGCCATTATTGAAAGAAAATGCAATCGATGCAAGCCAGTTAATTATCGATGCAAAAAGCGGCGTATCCGGTGCTGGCAATCAGCCTAGTCAGATGACACATTTCAGCGAAACAAATGAAAATACAGCCATCTATAAATTAAATCAGCATCAGCATATTCCAGAAATTGAGCAGGCGTTGGCATTCTTTGCAAAAGAAATTCCACCTATCACATTTAGTACACATCTTGTTCCTATGACAAGAGGAATTCTGGCGACGAGTTATGCACCAGTTGTGGAGGGGGTAACAGAAGCTCACCTCATTGATTGTCTGAAAGAA from the Sporosarcina psychrophila genome contains:
- a CDS encoding enoyl-ACP reductase FabI, translated to MDDLLKVKGKNIVVMGVANERSIAWGVAKTLFAVGANVIFTYRKERSLAKLEKLLSAAGFEAKLIVQCDVNEDESIHEAFGKIGAEVGTIHGVVHSLAFAHAEDLKNDFVETTRSGYAFAQDTSSYSLIATAREARPYMTDGGSIVTMSYLGAQRVLDGYNVMGVAKAALEASVKYLAFDLGKENIRVNAISAGAIRTLSAKGIASFNTILTQIEENAPLRRNVTQEEVADMTLVTLSNLSRGVTGEIIYVDAGYNIMG
- a CDS encoding Ger(x)C family spore germination protein → MWKINLRLLIICSVFIAGCTQDGQRGSVEDLALVSSVALDYVNDKEMWMTVSIPQPMGESPVLTEVYSVNTEMVQEGLVKISSEADKMIILNQLRTVLVNEEFAKSGKMTQVIEHFYRDSTVGNKVRLAVVKDRAEDILQADYPENEHLDAYLNDLFQPKLHNSFSPFTTIQEYMNTQTSPIYHTMVPFLEKKGKSLKITSIALFNNEKMVQTITNQESLLIQALKGLQKLSPIAVEFKESEKDQQLFLEQIKNKLKIKSNKDIESPELSISLEIEGVIVEYKGKRDLSKVEENKKLEKEISKHIKKEIEDLLKKLQELKVDPVGFSENFRMYHKGKWTDELTEKIIETAEYKVDVDFKILNAGIIK
- the argH gene encoding argininosuccinate lyase is translated as MKLWGGRFTSRADEIMEQFNTSLPVDHRLYKEDIAGSFAHVTMLVHCDLLTPEEGDLLVGGLDSILQDIETGAIKIEGNYEDIHSFVEMHLTERIGETGKKLHTARSRNDQVAVDMRLYAKGKAAQVMDSLQMLIDSLNTKGAANNVIMPGYTHLQRAQVVTFGHHLGAYAQMFKRDKKRVGNAIDILDENPLGCGALAGTTHNIDRDVTTALLGFAKPVDNFLDGVSDRDYLLELMSDFSIVMMHLSRLSEELILWSSQEFKFIDMADAYSTGSSIMPQKKNPDAAELIRGKTGRVYGSLFSLLTTLKGLPLTYNKDMQEDKEQFFDALDTVMDCLEIMSKMIDTLHVNADNMKAAIKAGFLNATEVADYLVGKGTAFRDAHEIVGRLIIYCEQQKKAIEDLTVEELAKFSEQITEDIYDYIDYENIITKGNKHLMKQVGK
- the argC gene encoding N-acetyl-gamma-glutamyl-phosphate reductase translates to MKVGIIGASGYGGLELIRLLHNHPKVEQIELFTSSEEGVVFSHKYSHLMNIVNQPLQKIELDRLAEFDVVFSSAPAGVASKLLPPLIGKGPKLIDLSGDFRLKDLSQYEQWYKKEPASASAVEQSVYGLTEWNYEAIRQAQLIANPGCYPTAVLLSLLPLLKENAIDASQLIIDAKSGVSGAGNQPSQMTHFSETNENTAIYKLNQHQHIPEIEQALAFFAKEIPPITFSTHLVPMTRGILATSYAPVVEGVTEAHLIDCLKEAYANHPFVRVMQEKDKFGTNQVYGSNYCDLLVKVDPRTNRATIVSVIDNLVKGAAGQAIQNMNVQFGLEEITGLSLVPAFI